DNA from Nanoarchaeota archaeon:
TTTTTTTTTATATCAATTTAACTAACCACCACGGCTTTTTTTTCACAGGCATCCATCGTTCACTGAATAGTATTTTAAAGCCGCACGCGCGCAATAAATTATTCATTTCAGGAAGCATCCACAATGCATGGCCTATCCCCACATCAGGTTTAGCGTTTATTCCGATCGGTTTTTCTCCGCGCCCTTCCTTCAATACTAACATGATGGCGCCTCCCGGTTTCATAACATTTCTGAATTCGATGAGCGCGGGTTTTGCATCTTTTTTCGGGATGTGGAGAAAGGAATATGATGCATAAATTCCGCCAAAAACTGCTTTTCGAAAGCCTAGTTTCCTTAAGTTCATGCGCGCGAAATATGCGTCCGGATACTCTTTTTTTGCAAATTTTAGCATTCCCTTTGAGAAATTTATTCCTACCTATCCGAATTTTTTTCTTTGAAATAATGCGTAAAGTTTCCGAGTCCGCAGCCAACATCTAATATCAGGGTGTTCTCAGTAAGAAGTGAGAGGAATTTATCCGTCTCTTTTTTGTTGCTTATGTAGTTGTGTGATTTATCCGCATATTCTTTTACTAGTGTGTCGTATTTTGCAGATATTCCTGAAAAGTCGCACTTCATTGCAAGTCCCTTTTATTTTCCCCTTCCCAATTTTACATGCGCCTTTGTCATTTGCCCGGATGCCTGCGCCGCAAGAATTGATAATTCTCCTGCAAGAATTGCTCCGGCAATTATTTCTGCGAGTTTCTTTGAATTTTCTCCCGGCACTTTTGTTGCTCCTCTGCAGCCCATAATCGATAGAGCTTCTTTCTGCGTTGCAAGCGATGTTCCTCCGCCGACTGTTCCGACATTTAGGCTTGAGATATAAACTGAAATATACAAGTCGCGTCCCTCCATTTCCGCGGTTGTGATGCTGACGCTTCCATCCACTACATGCGCGGGGTCCTGGCCGGTCGCAATGAATGATGCGGCGATGATATTTGCAGCATGCGCGTTAAACCCGAGGCTTCCTGCAAGAGCAGAACCGACGAGGTTTTTACGGCAGTTCAGGTCAACTATTTCTTCGGGCGTGGTTTTGAGGACTTCTTCAACAACTTTTCGGCTTATTGTCGCCTCTGCAAGAACTGTTTTTCCCCGCCCCTCGATAAGATGCATTGCAGACGGCTTTTTGTCGATGCACATGTTTCCCGAGATGCTTATGAATTTCGCCTTTGTCTTTTCCGCGATAACCTTTGCCATGGCGTCGCTTGCTATTGTTATCATGTTCATTCCCATCGCGTCCTTGGAGTCGAATTCAAAGCGGACGTATACATTTTTTCCTGCGATCCATGTTTTTGCGCCTGTCAGTTCCCCGAAGTTTGTGGTTGATTCCGCGATTTTTTTCAGTTCGTTGAAGTGGGTTTCTACCCAGGTCTTTATCTCTATAGAATGTTTTATCCCGTTTGATTTGAACAAAGGTGCTCTTGTCATCTTGTTTGAGACGATCCTGACTGTCGCGCCTCCTGAATTTGATATTGCCAGGCTTCCGCGGTTGACTGATGCGACTAAAGCGCCTTCTGTTGTTGCAAGAGGCACGTAGAACTCTCCTTTTGCGAATTCTCCTTCTACTTTGAGAGGACCTGCGACGCCGACAGGGATGTGAATCGCGCCGATGATGTTTTCTGTGTTTCTTGTTGAAACCGATTCGATGTCAAAAGAATAAGATGCCATTGCCGAAAGTTTTGTGCTTGTTTTTTCCTCGATGAATTCCCTGCGCACTTTTATCGCGTCTTCTGCAGGGATGTCAAGCTCGTGCATTTTCAGCTTGCCTTTGATCAGCTTTTCCAATATCGCGTCGTCCGAAGCCATACATGACTTTGTTTTAGGGGTTTTAAATAGATTAATAAATTTTGGTTCTGCTTCGTTGCTTATGGTCGATGACGACACGATAATAAGGAATTATTTGAAAGTGCTAGAATTTGGGGAAAAACACAGCGGATGCTCTAAGGCGCATCTTGGAGCAGGCCTTTTTTCCAAAGATGATAGTTATGAGCCGATTCTTGGAGCGAATGGAGTGGTAAGGGAAAATTGCAGGAAAAAAGACTCTTGTACCCGCGTAAGGGATGAGGGCCTGCAAACAGAATTTAGAAGTTGCCCGTCTGCATGCGGAGAGGCAGCAGTATTATTTAATATGTACCATATTTCGCCAGAGGAACTCGAGAATATCTATATGATAAGTGTGCGCCCTCCATGCGAGCGTTGCACAGCCTTAATGATCATGTATGGTGAAAAAGAGATAATGACCGAGCTCTATTTTGGAGAATATAGGAACGGCGAGCCAAGGGATACGGATAATTTCAATGTGGATGTTGTGATTGCTTCAGGCATCAAGGTCCATCAGATCAAGTTTGTTGACGGGGCTTACAAAATATTTGATGTGGAGCAAAAGCATGATTTAAACGATCCTTATTACAAAAAATTAGGGCTGAAGCTGCCTAATCCTGTGCCTTATGGCCATATCAGGGGAAATAATCTGCCTTTGTCGCGCAAGTTATACAGTAAGAAACGAAAAGAAATATTCGGCAAGACCTATATGTGATATCGGCAACCCCTAAGCGTTACCTATATATCCCCCACAGAAATACATATTTTGTATGCGAATAAAAGACATTCCGCATGGAAACAGGCCGAGGGAGACTTCATACAAATAAAGATGAAATAAATACAAATGGTAAATACACCACATTATCTGCTTCTTCCAGATTACTTTTGCAGGCTATAACAGTTATCTGCGGATTATATTTTTCTTTGAAACTCATTAATGATTTTGTTCTTTCGCTAAAACTGCTCTTTGATTCTATAGCGATTAATATTCCTTCTTTTTCAATGACAAAATCGACTTCTGCCTTTGCTTTACTCCTCCAGAATTTCGCATCTATTCCCGCATAAGTGAACTCGGAAAATATGAAATTTTCGTTCAATTGCCCGATATCCTGCCGTGTGTCGTACGATCTGAAATCATCAAGGACGGTATTTCTGAATCCTGTGTCAAAGAAATACACTTTCGGAATTTTCACAAGCTCAGTTCTTTTATTTGTGTAAAACGGCGGCATTCTTTTGCAGATGAATGTCTTTTCCAGTATGTTTAGATGTGTGAGAAGAGATGCATAGTCAAAGCCGGAGACTTCAGAAAGGCCGTTATATGATATCATGCCGCCGGTTTGTATTGAAAGCGCCTTTATCAGTTTTGAGAGATTGAAATCTGTGGTAAGCGCCAATAAATCCTTTATTTCTCTTAAAAAATATGTGCTGTATATGTTCTTTAAGACCGTTCTTTTTTCTTCCATTGTTTTTGAAATTGCCGCTCTCGGATATCCGCCGTAAATCACATATTCGTCGTATATCTTATTTAGCCGCTGGATAATTGCCGCGCTGACATCCGGAAGTTTGCCGCCTTTTTTCAGGTAATTTTGTATTGCTTTCTTTTTTTCAAAATAAATGCCGGATAATGGCTCGTCTTTGTATCTTAAAAATTCCTCGAATGAAAGCGGATACAGGTTGAAGACAAATATGCGCCCCACGAGGTACTTTATGCCATGCACTGTGAGCCCCGGGGCAGAGGAGCCGGAAATAATAATCTTTGTCTTTGGATATGTGTCATATATGAATTTCAGCTTCTTTCCGCCGTCTTTTGCATACTGGAATTCGTCTATAAAGAGGTACTTTTTGTTTTTGGCGTATAGTTCGGCAAACGACTTTTCATCATCCATGAAAAGCTCAAGAGGCTCTCTGTCTTCAAAGCTCAGGAAGGCGGCGTCTTTCAGGTTTTCATAGATGCGCTTCAAGAGCGTAGTTTTTCCTGCCTGCCTCGGACCGATAACTGCGATTATTTCCGGGACATTCAGGTTCTTTAGTATTGTTTCTTCAAGGTCGCGCTTTATATATTCCATAAAAACCATTATTCCATATTCTTTAATAATACCCCTACTAAAATTTACCTATTTATAATTTTGGTAGCGCTAGTATTTAAGCTTTTCGGCGGGATTTCCGCGGTGTATTAGAAGAAAACAGCGTGCTGGACCATTTTGTTGACGTCAACAAAATGGTTGCATATCGGCAACCCCAAGCCAATGCTCTTATATAGTGGGCGCGAGAAATGAAATTGATGCGCATAGCAGACATAACTTTAGAAAACAGACCGAGAGAAAGACTTCAAAAGCACGGTGTATCCGTATTAGGTGATGCAGAACTTCTTGCGATAATACTTAAGACTGGCACTAGAGGAGAAAACGTCATTGATATGTCGAATCGTTTGATTTCTCGATACGGCGTTGATAAATTATCTGAGTTGTCTTTGCCAGAATTGCAGGAAATTAAGGGTATCGGGCCTGCAAAAGCAATGACAATAAAGGTATTGTTTGAGCTGAATAAAAGGCACGCTTTGGCAAAGAAGAAGTTGACGAAGATTACTTGTGCAAAGGATGTTTATGAACTGATGAAAGAGAAACTATCTGATTTAAAGCAGGAAGTCTTTGTTGTTTTGTATTTGGATGCTAAGAATCATGTTCTAAAAGAAGAAATCGTGACAAAAGGAACCCTTGATGCTTCGCTGATTCATCCGCGCGAAGTCTTCAGAGGCGCAATAAAGGAAAGCGCGCATGCAATAATTGTGGTGCACAACCATCCGAGTGGCGATCCAAGCCCGAGTGAAGAGGATAAGCGCATTACTGAGAAGTTGTCGGAGGCTGGTGGTTTGCTGGACATAAAGATGTTGGACCACGTGGTTGTTGGCAGGAATGGGTTTTACAGTTTTGATTTGAAGATCTAATTTTTGTCGTGGTATTTCTCATTCTTTTCAGTGCTAGCCATAACTTCGGAACTTGTTGGAGTGTATTGAGTGAATGAAATTTGAGTTTTCAAAACATCCTCTTCCGCAACATCCTTGCATATTCTTTTTGCCTGTTCCAAAACCATTTCTGTAGCCATCTTTTGTTTATCCGGCGGATAACCATATTTATTCAGAATGCGTTTAACTGCAAGCCTCATTTTTGCCTGAACACTGTTTCTTAAGGTCCAATCGATGTTTGCGTTTTTACGAATCGTGTCTACAAGTTCTATTGCAATCATTCTTAGTACTTCATCACCTAGCACTTTGACTGCGCTATCATTAACATACAGCGCGTCATAGAACGCTATTTCATCATCATTCATTTTTAACTTTTTACCGCGCTCCTGCTCCTCTTTCATTTTTCTTGCAAGTTCTATTAGTTCTTCTATTACCTGTGCCGCTTCTATGTTTCGATTGGTGTATTTCCGTATGGATTTTTCTAGCATTTCCCTAAATGATTTTGCCTGAACGAGATTTTTCTTCATTCGAATGTTTATTTCGTCGTTAAGAAACCTCTTTAACATTTCAAAAGCAAGGTTTTTCTGTGGCATATCCTTTACTTCTGCAAGAAATCCTTCTGAGAGAATTGAAATGTCTGGTTTTTTGAATCCTGTTGCCGAGAAAATATCCACGACTCGGTCAGATACAATGGCTTTAGACAATATTTGTTTTATTGAAGAATCCAAATCTTCCTGATATTGTCCTTTGCTTGCAATTGTTTTTGATATTGTAGATTTTATTGCCTGAAAGAAACCAACATCTTCTTTGATTTCCATTGCTTTTTCATGAGGTACTGCAAGGGCAAATGCCCTAAGTAGTTCTGCGGTGTTCTTAAGGTATCTTTCTTTGCCATCCTTTTGCTTGAGTATATGTTCCATTGCCTGCGGTATTAGAGACATTCTCTCTTTTGGTTCAATCTTGAAAAATCTCTTATAATCGAAACCGTGAAACATGTCGGACACTATTTCGTATTTTTCAAGCATCATCGCAACAGCATCTTCCTGTTCAAATGTTGGTTTGCCTTTTCCGCCGCTTTCTCTGTATTCAGATATTGCTTTTTTCAATTCAAGCCCGATACCGATGTAATCAACGATTAAACCGCCCGGTTTATCCTTAAAAACGCGGTTTACTCTTGCTATCGCTTGCATTAAACCATGACCCTGCATTGGCTTATCGATGTACATTGTATGCAAACAAGGGGCATCAAAGCCAGTGAGCCACATATCCCTTACAATAACCAGCTTAAGCGGATCTTTTGAGTCCTTAATTCTATCTCCGATTGCTTTTCTTCTTTTCTTGTTCCGTATATGCTCCTGCCATTCTTTCGGATCGGATGCAGAACCAGTCATGATTACTTTCAATATGCCTTTGGTATCGTCGTCGCTTGCCCATTCAGGCCGTAGTTTAATGAGTTCATTGTAAAGATCAACGCAAATTCTTCTGCTCATGCACACAATCATGCCTTTTCCATCAAAAAAATTGACGCGCTTCTCAAAATGCCGGACAATATCTTTTGCTATCCGTTTTGTTCGCTTTGAGCTTCCAACTACGGATTCAAGGCGCGCCCATTTGCTCTTTAAGGTTTCTTTTCGTGTGGCTTCTTCCCCTTCTGTGACTTCTTCAAACGCTTCATCAATTTTTGGCCGCTCTTCCGGTTTAAGATCAAGCTTTGCCAGCCGTGGTTCGTAGTATATTCTGACTGTAGCGCCGTCATTTACTGTCTGTCCGATATCGTATATATCAACATATTTACCAAAAACAGCAGGCGTGCTTTTGTCTGCTTGTTCTATTGGCGTTCCAGTGAACCCGATAAACGACGCATTCGGCAATGCATCCCGCAGGTATTTTGCAAAACCATAAGTTACTAGTGCCTGGTCTTCTTTTTCAACAACTTTTGCTTTGAAGCCATATTGGCTCCTGTGGGCTTCGTCAGCGATTACAATAATGTTTTCACGATTGGATAGCAGAGGATATTTTTCGTTTGATCCAACAGGCGAGAATTTTTGTATTGTAGTAAAAACTATTCCGCCCGAAGACACTTTAAGTAGTTCCTTAATTTTTTCTCTTGAATCCGCTTGTACTGGATCCTGTCTTAGCAAATCGTTGCATCTGCCAAATGTTCCGAAAAGCTGCTCGTCCAAGTCGTTTCTATCGGTTAATACAACAATTGTGGGGTTGTCTAACGCTAAAACGAGTTTTCCAGTGTAGAAGACCATGCTTAGGCTTTTGCCCGAGCCTTGCGTGTGCCAGACAATTCCTGCTTTTCTTTCCTTTTTTGTGGCATTTATTGTTGAAATGATCGCCTTGTTCACTGCATGATATTGGTGATATGCAGCAAGCTTTTTTTGAAGCTCTTTTTCCTTTTCAAAGACTATGAAATGCCGTACAAGGTCTAAGAACGTTTCTTTGTTGAACATTCCGCGTAAAAGAACCTCCATTGAAGTCATCTCGAACGCGTTCGAGAGCTTGCCGCTGGCAGGAGTGGACAAATGCGGCATGATATTTTTTGTATCTTTTGAGCCGTCAATGGTTTTCCATGGCATGAACCATTCTTTATTTGATGTTAGTGTTCCTGCCTTTGTGAAAATGCCGTCGCTTATTACGAGAATCTCATTATAGCGGAATAATGACGGAATCTGGTCTTCGTATGTCTGAAGCTGGCTATATGCGGTTTCTATTGTGGCATTTTCATCTGTGGGGTTTTTGAGCTCAATAACAACAAGAGGCAGGCCGTTTACAAAAAGAATTATGTCCGGCCTTCTGTTCGGAGGCTGTTTTGCAAGTATTGTAAACTGATTCACTGCCAGAAATTCGTTGTTTTTTGGATTTTCGAAATCGAAAAGTTGGACTTTATCGCCCTTGATTTCTCCGTCGGCTCTTTTATACTCAACATCAACACCCTCAAAAAGCATTTTGTGGAAGCTTTGGTTGTCTATAACAAGATTCGGGCTTTCTGTTCTAAGAACTTTTTTGAAAGCCTCTTCTCTTGCATCTTTTGGAATTTTGGGGTTGAGCCGGTTGATTGCGTTAAGCAATCTTTCTTTTAAAACAACTTCAGAATAATCCTTTCTCTCGGGATTTGAGCCGTCCGGCGCAATGTCCGGACCGTAAATCACTTTATATTCGAGTTCAGAAAGAATACTAAGCGCGACTTCTTCAACTTCGGATTCTGTCATTGCGTTTGGCATAATGATGTCCCTCTATGATTTCGCCGCTTCCTTTAGCTTTGGATATGTTTTGTTCATAAAATCAAAAACCTTTTTTGCATATTCGTCGTCCAGCGACCTGCCATAGTAGGTGATGCCGTTTCTGAAATATCTCATCTGGTCTGCAAACTGGACATCTATTTCCTTAAATCCGATTTTTCTAAGGTACGAGACTTCAGCTTCATGCGCCCCCTGCCCGGAGGCGTTATATCCGACTTTAAGCATGCACGCACGGATTAGCTCCATTATTATGTCATAAGAGAGCTTGATAATAGTGGTGGCGTTCTGGCCTGTGATGCCATAATGCCCGATAATTTCCAAAAGAAATGTAAATGATTTTTCCGACTCGCCCGCAAGAAAATTCGCCCTCGGCTTGTCAGAAGCCTGCTTTTTGACAATTCCTTCTTCAATAAAATCTTCAAAGTTCCTTACAGTCCTCATAGCTCGATTCCTCCGACAAGAACAATTCCGTTGCATAGGTTTTCCTTAAGCTCTTTGTGTATTCCGTTAAATGAAGCGTAAAAGTTCAGATTGATTTTGCGCTCAAGCTTGGCTTCAAACTGCGCGAGGCCAAGTTCTTTTTCTTTTCTGCCGATGATTGCTATATCGATATCCGATTTAACTGTATCATCTCCGCGCGAATAGCTGCCGAAAAGAAGAATGGTTGCGCCGGGCAGTGTATCCTCAAGGAAGGATATTGTTCCGGATTCATAAAGCATTTTCAGATTTTCGGCTCTTTTTAATGCAATGACCTTTGGATTATCCCTGTTTAATTTTATCGACCATCTGCCGGATTGCTCATCTTTTTCTATATTGATGAGCCCTTCTTTTTCAAGGAGCGGCAAGGCCTTTGAAACAGCAGTCTGCGACACTTTTAATGGCATTGCGACGCCTCTTGCGTTAAATGATGTCCCTGCCCTTACAAAAAGAAACCTTAAAATCTCCAGCTGCAATACGGTAAACTTTACTTTATACATATCAACCATAGTTTAGATATGTAAACTTAAGTTTATAAAGATTTGTCCGGGAAATATTCTTTGTTGAAGCAGTCGTCGCACATCCCGCCGTACCAGTCTTTGTTATGCGCGGAAATCTTTTTGTTGCATTTTTTATTGCAATACAACGTATGCAATGCAATAAAAAAGCTTGAAAATCCGATTGTTCGCAGGTGGATTTTCATGATTTTTTGCAGTTGAAATTCATATCTTCATCATGCCCTTTGTGGAAAGTTTTCATTTTCTGTTCTGCTTCTTTTCCTGTCATGGTTTCGGCAAACTCGCCTTCTGACCAGAAGCCGAGGTCTTTATCGGATTTTTGTTTTTTCATTGCTTCACCTCAACAGGAACCCGAATCGCGCCGGACATCAATTCGAAGAGAATGCCGAGGGCGACGATTTCGAGTTCGGGCTCTGTGTTGCGTTTGTCATCACATAGCCTCCAGCAGTTTTTCCATTTCAAGGCCGAATTCCTTTGCCCTGGCAAGCGAAGTTCTGGCTTTTGATTGCTTCTCGATTTCTATTGTCCTGTATTGGACCAGGCTTCGCTTATTTCTTTCAAAATCAAATGATTCTATCAGGGCATCTGCTTTCATTCCTGCAAGATTCAGGGCTTCGTCTTTTGTCTCTTCGTATTGTTCAAGCAGATTTTCCTTCAGCTTTCCCCGGGCATAAACAATCATTGCATCAGAGGTTACTTTGTGAACAATTTTTTCTCCAACCTTGTAACCAAGCTTTAAGAGAACCGCATTTGCATAATAGAACATTGCGTAATAGGAGCAGACAATAACCCATAATTCGGAAAGATTCTTTTGATGGGCTTCCTGCGCCACCCTTAAGCTTTCTTTTGCGTTTCTTAGGAGAATATCCATTACTTGCTTATCTGCAGCCGCTTTTTTGAGCAGTCCCTCTTCCAGATAAGATTTTACATTGTCTTCTGCTTCTTTTATTCGGTTTTTATCCAGCATTTTTGACCAGCCTGTAATATTCCTCTATTCCGATTAATATGATGTTGTTCTTGATTGCTTCGCTTACAACCGTGAATTCCCTGCTTTTTGCCATGCGAATAAATTCTTCATAAGTTACTTGGGTTAAATGTATTTTGAGAGGCAAAAGCGAGAGCGTGGCTTTTATTTCCTTTTCGTCTCCTCCGATGGCTAAAATATCGATGTCCGAGTGCTTATCTGCTGTTCCTTTTGCGTGGGAGCCGAATAATAATGCGATAAATGGGAATTTAAGCTCTGCCAACCGGTTGTGGAGAATTAAGAAATCCTTGTTTTTAAACAAATCTTTTTTTCTTTCATATTCCGCCTCAAATACAATGCTATCGAATTTATTTGCGAACTCGCAGATTTTGGAATTGCCTGCTTTCGTAATTCTGATTAAGCCGCCTTTTTGGAGCAGCATTACCTTTTCGTATGCTGTCCGGTAGTTTATTTTCAAAGCTTCTGCTATCTTCTTTATGGTGTATTTTTCCTCTTTATTGCCAATCAGGAGCTTCAATATTTTTATTTCGCTGTCCATAAGTATTACCTATTGTAATAATACTATTACTTAAAGTAATATATAAATGTTTCTATGTGTTTGCAGGAACTCTTATTTCCCCGGACATCAGTTTTGGAAGCAGAGCATCACGGATTTTTGACATATTCTCGTTTTGATAAAGATTATTTTTTATTTGCATAAAGCTGGAATTAAGTGTCGAATGAAATTTTTGTAAAACTTCGTTAGACGGAATTAAAATATCAATATTTGAGAAGTTTCCTGTGTTAATGTTTAATGTTGCTGAACCACCACTTCCAAGAATTTTAAGAAACTCCCTCATCGAACTTATATTATAATACAGATAATACGTGTAAACGCTTTTTTCTGGAACAATTGAATTAATTTGCTGATTTGTTTGAGAATCTTTATCTGTGATGCATACTAAGCCAACTGTAGCAATACAACTAACACAAACAGAATTAGCTGGAATAGTTTTATTTTCTTGAAATTTTTTGCCCTTTTCGGTTAAAGAATCCTCCGTTTTTATTACAAAAACATCATTGTGCATATCGGGAATTTTTATGAATGGTATAATTCCTTCAAAATATTCTTTATTCGATTTTGAAGGAGTTTTACCACAAACTATGCGCCCAAAATCGCTAATCTTCCCAACTCTCCACCCCTTCGGCACCTCGCCAATGTCAGTTTCCATCATCTCCCCGCCGCTCGACCTGTAGGGCTTGCCCTCTTCATTCGGGAACTCAAAATCAACAAACCAGTGCTTGAAGAGCGCATGTCCGATGGATTCGAGGGTGGAGTTCATGGAGCGGTTGAGGGCGATTTTGTTATCTAGGGATGAGAGGATGGCGGCGATGGAGTGCTGCTCGGAAATATCGGGTATGGCAACCAAAATTTGATCAAATGTTTGTCGTGTGATTGTGCTGAAAACAGAGCCGTGCGTTTTTGATTGGACATCTCGAACTTTGAATCTCAAAAGGTAATACAGAAAGTCATTTATTACTCCATCTTTTCCGTCAATACCGTAGCAGGACTGATTAAATGCCATATCTCTTGTTATCTGTCCGATTTCACCAACAGTACCTCTTGCTGAGATAATCAGTTGACCTTCTCGCAATATGTTTGTTGAGCTTTCTTCTAATCCTTTTTTTGTAATATGTTTCTCAGTATCCCGAATCCATCTTCTACTACCGACAAAATCTGCAACAGATATCCATGGAATATCGCCACCCCAATACTCCGGCTTAGATGTTTTCGGTGTTCCGCCACCAATAATATTAACGATTTTAGAGAGAACTTTCACTTCCCAATCTTCAGGAATCGTTCCTATTTCAGTTTCCTTGAATTTAATTTGTTGCTTCATCTTTTAACCACTTTTCAAAATGTTCTTTAATCCTATCTGATCGTGAAGGATCGTCAGTATAATATTTCTTGGAGTTCTTAAGAACGAGATAATATACAATTGCACTTCCAATAAAAATAAAGCCAATTGTGAATAATCTTAATTGCTCATGTGTTGCACCAATAATACTAATTAGTATTGCAGAGACAATTGCAAAAAAGATAAGAGAATAGCAAATGCGAAGTATCCTCCACTTTTCACACATATAATTATATGAATTGTTCTCACAAGCAATAATTTCTCCAAGGCTTTTTGTATAAAATACGCCCTTATCGAGAAAATCAGTGATCTCTTCTTTGGTAAACCATGGAACTGACATTTGTTTTGAAATAAATTGAATGAATAGGATTATCGCTGAAAGGAACAATAATAGAAATGGGATAATGTATATGCCCGGATTTAAAATTTTCTCTTTAAATAAGTCTGTATATCCTAACAAGAACAGAGTGTTTATTGCGAGTAAATAAGTTAGCTTATCTTCCACTATTCTTCTATCGTTAAATGCATGGATGTATAAATTCCAAACGTGTGAATGGATTTCTTTCAAAGCTTCCGCCTTTTTAGGATTATATCTATTTGCCATCATTACACCTTAACGTACTTTCAAATGTCAGTTCTTTGAACTTAGTTTTTACCATTTGTTTCACTTAATAAAATTGATATTTTGTCAAACAGATTTTTGATATTTTTAAGAGTCGATTCTGATAAATCCTCTTTTTTAATTTTACCCGAATTTACTTTTTCTGAGAATTTTTTTGCAGGCAATTCTTTGCCGACCTTATTATTCTTTAGGTATTTGGCAATTCCTTCAGATAAATCCGCAGTTTCATCTTCTAAAATATGCTTTTTAAAATCTTCATCAGAAAAAAGTTCTTCTATAGTTTTACCGTTTTCTTCAGATATCTTAAGGATAACATTTTCCGAAATATCTAATTTTGTCTTCAACTGATTAACTAATCTTGGCTTATCAGAGTCTAGAATAAAATATGGATCTAACCCCCATCCAAAAAGGATAGACGCTACTGCGGGAATATTATCCCCACATCCCGGAACCATATTTATGTCTTGATCGAATCCAAGCAATTTTTTAAAG
Protein-coding regions in this window:
- a CDS encoding nucleotidyltransferase domain-containing protein; amino-acid sequence: MDSEIKILKLLIGNKEEKYTIKKIAEALKINYRTAYEKVMLLQKGGLIRITKAGNSKICEFANKFDSIVFEAEYERKKDLFKNKDFLILHNRLAELKFPFIALLFGSHAKGTADKHSDIDILAIGGDEKEIKATLSLLPLKIHLTQVTYEEFIRMAKSREFTVVSEAIKNNIILIGIEEYYRLVKNAG
- a CDS encoding restriction endonuclease subunit S gives rise to the protein MKQQIKFKETEIGTIPEDWEVKVLSKIVNIIGGGTPKTSKPEYWGGDIPWISVADFVGSRRWIRDTEKHITKKGLEESSTNILREGQLIISARGTVGEIGQITRDMAFNQSCYGIDGKDGVINDFLYYLLRFKVRDVQSKTHGSVFSTITRQTFDQILVAIPDISEQHSIAAILSSLDNKIALNRSMNSTLESIGHALFKHWFVDFEFPNEEGKPYRSSGGEMMETDIGEVPKGWRVGKISDFGRIVCGKTPSKSNKEYFEGIIPFIKIPDMHNDVFVIKTEDSLTEKGKKFQENKTIPANSVCVSCIATVGLVCITDKDSQTNQQINSIVPEKSVYTYYLYYNISSMREFLKILGSGGSATLNINTGNFSNIDILIPSNEVLQKFHSTLNSSFMQIKNNLYQNENMSKIRDALLPKLMSGEIRVPANT